Below is a genomic region from Prunus persica cultivar Lovell chromosome G3, Prunus_persica_NCBIv2, whole genome shotgun sequence.
acacAGGACAAACGTGAATCAACCTGGAAGCGTTTAGAAGATGTGGCTGCCTCCAAGGCTTTGGGCAATGAGGCCGTGCTTGTCTCAAGATTTGCCTCCTCCGTTGCCATTGCTACTAACCCAAAACCACGGGCTACTTCAGGTAGTTGAGTTGAGACCCCGTGCAATTTGCAGATACAGTTTCCCCTAATCAGCCGTAATTGAACAAAAGTGGGTGGGACCCAGCCTCATTTCTCTCCGGCTTGTTGTAACTCTGTATGCTGATAAACGCGGAGGTGGGGGGTTGTTGTGGACTTCGCAATTTCTCCCGGGTCACTCTTCCTTTTGTACTGAGATGTGTGTAATATAAAGGATTCGTTATTATAGGATGAGTGGTTATTATTACTCCTGATAATATTTGTTGTATAATGGTGCGAAAAGTTAACTACATTTTTCTGGATCTGTTTCAACCCAAGCAATGTATTATCTCTCTAGGATATTTGTTGTAATCCTTAGGCTTGATCAACTGTCCAGGCTAATGGACTGTGTTCCTGGAGCCGCAGCCTTGATACTTCTTTTGGATCTTCATAATGCATCATGCCAGAAATGGTAGATTTTGttgtttaataaaaaaatactcCAAATCGGATCTGATGTGATTTATGCCTTCTAGTCGCAAGTCTTTACTCTTTTATCACCCTTCTCTTCAAGGGGTATGGAGGAGATTTGCGACCAAACCTTGTCCTCGGCTAGTCTCCATATGCCTCTTGAACAAGACAAATGGCTTAGGTGCCAAAGGACAGCAGTATAGTTCTACGGCAAGGGTCTTTTACAGAATACTTTGGTCAACACCGTTGTTCATGGATTTCCAGCACATGATTAATTGCTTTGAGCATCAGGAATTTCCAGAAGATAGGTCTTGCCAAAATCTTGTTTAAGCTTGTTATGATCTTGATGCAGAAGCACATTTATTTTGCAGTATATACAAATTAGAACTCATATACGATGCAGTTAAATACTTGAAAGTTGGACATGTAGGCTAGGATTTGACAAACTAGTCTTCACCCTAGCATTTGACATGGTAAAGCTCATAACAGGCAAACAAGCTAAAAGGGCATACATGTCACTGTCGAAATACATACTCAAAGTCTATTAATCATCTCCATAGGCTCGGAATCTGTAACGCTCTTGGTATGGACCATTGAAGAAGAGGTCAGCCTCCAACCACTTAGGGTAACGAACAAGATCTCCGGCAACAAATCGCATATATTGCTTGCTTCCTTCAGGCACAACTCTCACCTCTCCTTCCTCAATGTAAACCAGTTGGTCCACCTGCCAGTCCCATGGTAGCTTGCACTTGCCAGTCTTCCACATTGACCATCTTGAAACTCCAAGCTCTGCTAGTCTCTCCGGTGACACCTTTCGTTCCACTCTCACTTGGTACAATTCCTCCAGAGGTTTCTCTATCCGCATTGCCTTTAATTTCATACCACGACGATGCCTGTTAGTACTACTCCACTTACTGCAATCTCCGCCGGTTCTGTTGACTGAGATTGAGCTGAAGGTTGGGGCCATGATGACACTTGCCATGTTTATAACAATGTGTTATTCTGCCTTGATTGCCTGCTAGGAATTGAAAACAATGAGGCATTGCATAATTCATCACCACAAAAGCAAAACCAACATCATGATCTCtgaatttaaaatattcaCTCAGGGTAGCCAAATCCCAATGCAAGGTCagtacaaataaacaaaaaatgctATTCTTCCACatcatatttatagaaaatggtCCTGTTGCAGCTTACTAAGTGCAAAAGTTCTAAGAGCTCCTTCCACATCAAGACAGTTCATTACAACATTTGCATTTTTCAAtcaccaaaatttgaaaacatcAGGAGAACAGATATTTGGACTAATCCCCTGAAACCCTAATCCTACATTTCAGACAAATATATAACTTAGATTCTAAGAATGATTTTTCCTCCACAACTATGAGACAcccaggaaaagaaaaacctccAGCCAAGAGAACAAACAAGATTATCTGGGTTTTATTGGGTCAAAGGTTTTCCATTTCGTGGAGCCCAAAACAGAGCATTTATAGATATTTCAATTCaagattttcaattccttccCACCACAAATGAACAGGAAAAGATAATCCCAGAAACCAAGGAGaaccaaagaaacaaaatttcgCAAGtaaagcagaagaagaaagttGTGGGTGCTTACCTGTTAAATGGAACCTTCAAGTTGAGAGGAGAAGAGTGAGACTCAGCAGCGGCAGCTCTCAAACTAAAACCCCATTGTCTAAGGTTTATCCAATACCAAttgtttacaacttacaagGGCTTTGATTACGTCACGCGCCCGTGACCTATTTTCCTCAACCGCAGTTAACTTTTTACCGGGAACCggaacctttttattttattttatttatttttggaaaaaggaaaataagtgAGTTTTGGTCGTTATTTGTTAACGTGTCCAGTCCTTGGGGACGGATAGATTTGGGGCTGAGAAACAATGTGAGAATGTTAAGACGTATGTATAAAGAAGTGAGAATCACTTTGTATTCATAATTTTACAAGTGATGGCGTTGCTTCACGTTCAACTCATTAATGGGTTTTTTCAGGGCCCAAAGCAGAGCCCACTGTCTCAGAGAAGAGCAAGAGCTGGCAGATACCTCTGCTTGCAAACACAGGCCAATCCCTCAAGAACCCAGGTAcccttttctttaatttcccacatttcatttctttgttgttcatatattcttcatcttcttcttgtttttgaagGGTTGAATTGCATCATTGTATATGTCAACTGAGTTAATGAGTGTTTTAAGTTAATAATTTTTTGCAGAGGATAATGGAGAGTTTATCAGTGAGTGGGGAAGTTGGTGGTGCTGGCGGGGCATACTCATATAGTGCCTTGAAGAGGTTGGACCAACTTTGGTCTAGTATTTGTTCTGCTCAAACAGGTGCTGTGCACACTATTTCATTGATTATCTGTAATGGGATTGTGATTAATGTATGAAAAGTTCGGTTATTTTGACATGTCTCTTTGTAGTTGTGGAGGAACCAAAGCAAGTGGTTTCAAGTGTTCCTGGTTTTTTTAGCAATTCTGATCTGGCTGACAAAGCAGTAGATACATTTGATGTGTTAATTTGTGGTGGAACTCTGGGAATCTTCATAGCTACAGCCTTGTGCGCAAAAGGTCTTCGAGTAGGCATTGTTGAGAGAAATGTGCTCAAGGGGGTAAGAAACTGTTCTGTGAGGTTTCTTTTAGAGTAAGAATTGTTTAATTATAGAATTTTTCTAGTAAGTGTGCCTATGATAATTTGATCATCAATGATCAGAGGGAACAAGAATGGAATATCTCACGGAAAGAGCTCTTGGAACTTGTAGAAATCGGAGTTCTGGTAGAAGATGACATTGAACTAGTCACTGCAGCTAAATTCAATCCTGTAAGTTCTTTGACTACAGTACATTTGTAATAGTTTTAAAGATCAGATAAGTTCATTTTAATAGTTAGGTGAACTTATCTTTTTCACTTAAGGGGGCCTCTTCCCTACCTATTATAAAAAGTGCTTATTTTGTAATTAGTATGCTAGAAGTTATTTAACCCAACTACTTTTcataaattcataataaaCCACATATTCACAGCTCAATTTGCTTGTAATACCAAACATAGTATTTTGCTGCAAAGGAATTTTCATGCTCAGAAGTTTCTTCTTTAGTTGCATAGTCATGCAAAATACTAGCAAGCTACCTACTTCAACCATTTCTTTTGACATGTCATGAACTGCACAGAACAGATGCGGCTTTGAGGGCAAGGGTGATATCTGGGTTGAAGACATTCTTAATCTTGGTGTTTCGTGagttatcttttcttcttattggTTGCACTTATTTTGTTATCAGAAAACAAATCTtgtggtttttcttttcctctcccCAACTAGATAGCCTGATAGgatcatgattcatgagtAATGACAGGAAACAAATGATGGTTTGCAACTGTAATTGTTTGGCTATTGTAATTTCATTGCAACTCTAATTGTTTACCCTGAATCACACTTTTGTATAACCACAGACCAGCAAAGCTTATAGAGGTTGTGAAGAATCGTTTCATTACTCTGGGTGGAGTCATATTTGAAGGCAACAGTGTGTCCAGCATTTCCATTTATGAAGATGCGGCTGTGAGTTTCTAACAATTTCTAAGCAGTTCATTCTTGTGCCTTTTTATGAGTTGTACAACTAAGGGTTGCTCTTATATTATGTTTGTATGCTTGAAAAAGATGTCTTTTAAAATAAGTCCAATTATGGTTCTTAAAAGACTATCTGACTTATGCTAGTTAGCAtgttagaaaatataagaATTGTCACAAAATTTTGTACTATTGTTTGAGAGGTGAATGTATTTTGACAATAGTATATCCacagaaaacaattttatatCATTTGACTAACATGAATTCCTCTTACTTTTCATTAGGTCTTACAACTCAATGAGGGAAACATTTTGACATCTCGCCTCATCATTGATGCAATGGGGAATTTCTCTCCCATTGTAAAACAGgtgggttttttattttctgcatAATTGGTTGCTGTACGAGTACACATTTTGGCATCCAGTATTGTGTGTGTTGCTTGCATTTTTTAAATGAGCAACTAATACTTAGAATTTGAAGATGTTAAGAGTAACCTCACAAATCCAATCTTGTGTCTATTGATCATTGTTGAACTTAGGTAGCAAATTAATGCATAACCCCATCTGGCCTGAACTTTACGCTCAGTGTTGGTTCAATTGACAGATAAGATCCGGAAGGAAACCAGATGGTGTTTGCCTTGTTGTTGGATCCTGTGCTCGTGGATTTAAGGATAACTCTACAAGTGATGTTATATATACTAGTTCATTGGTAAAGAAGGTTGGGGCCTCAAAAGCTCAATTGTTTTGGGAGGTAACTTGGATTTTGTAGTTTGCTGGTAACGTCAAAatgagaaatttttattttttttccttttttaattttacagAATAAACCTTTTTCTGAACATTTCGCAGGCATTTCCAGCTGGTTCAGGTCCTGCAGATCGTACAACTTATATGTTCACTTATCTTGCTCCTCAACCCCAATCGCCGAAATTGGAAGAATTGTTAGAAGAGTATTGGAAACTGATGCCAGAATATCAGGTTAGTAAAAGTTCCAGTTGATAAATGTTCGGATGTTACTTTGATTTTGCCTTATAGCTCAACTCTTAACCATTCGCAAATGCCCAATATGCAGGGGGTCTCTCTTGATGACTTGGAGATACAGAGGGTTCTATATGGCATTTTCCCTACATATTGTGACAGGTAATGATGCAAGTATTGCTTGAACTGCAATGAGAGTCTATTTATGTTGCTAGAAGTATGTTAAGGTTATCAAATGTGAGCCATTGAGGAGAGGGTATGCTAATTGAAATTTGACTTGATAAGAAGCTGGTAAATCTGTAATTTAACTTGCAACACAATCCAAAATCTGATCACAGAAAACTCTCATCACTATTCCATGAATGCAAAATATTCTCATACCTTTTGCAAGTTAAATACAGTGGAtagttttttcctttctatcTGACACCTTTCAATTCTTAACTGGGGATGGTGAACTTGACAGCCCGCTGCCGGCAGCTTTTAATCGTGTTTTACAGGTGTTATAAATTATACACTTACAAAGCCACCTCTAAATTATGGTAGAATACCAAAAAGATGAAGTGTGATAAAATCATTCTCTGCAGTTTGGTGATGCTAGTGGAATACAATCACCTGTTTCATTTGGTGGTTTCGGAAGCT
It encodes:
- the LOC18783887 gene encoding uncharacterized protein LOC18783887; translation: MASVIMAPTFSSISVNRTGGDCSKWSSTNRHRRGMKLKAMRIEKPLEELYQVRVERKVSPERLAELGVSRWSMWKTGKCKLPWDWQVDQLVYIEEGEVRVVPEGSKQYMRFVAGDLVRYPKWLEADLFFNGPYQERYRFRAYGDD
- the LOC18781842 gene encoding uncharacterized protein LOC18781842 isoform X3; its protein translation is MALLHVQLINGFFQGPKQSPLSQRRARAGRYLCLQTQANPSRTQRIMESLSVSGEVGGAGGAYSYSALKRLDQLWSSICSAQTVVEEPKQVVSSVPGFFSNSDLADKAVDTFDVLICGGTLGIFIATALCAKGLRVGIVERNVLKGREQEWNISRKELLELVEIGVLVEDDIELVTAAKFNPNRCGFEGKGDIWVEDILNLGVSPAKLIEVVKNRFITLGGVIFEGNSVSSISIYEDAAVLQLNEGNILTSRLIIDAMGNFSPIVKQIRSGRKPDGVCLVVGSCARGFKDNSTSDVIYTSSLVKKVGASKAQLFWEAFPAGSGPADRTTYMFTYLAPQPQSPKLEELLEEYWKLMPEYQGVSLDDLEIQRVLYGIFPTYCDSPLPAAFNRVLQFGDASGIQSPVSFGGFGSLTRHLKRLSTGIYEAMSNNLLDSYSLSLLNPYMRSPT
- the LOC18781842 gene encoding uncharacterized protein LOC18781842 isoform X1, producing MALLHVQLINGFFQGPKQSPLSQRRARAGRYLCLQTQANPSRTQRIMESLSVSGEVGGAGGAYSYSALKRLDQLWSSICSAQTVVEEPKQVVSSVPGFFSNSDLADKAVDTFDVLICGGTLGIFIATALCAKGLRVGIVERNVLKGREQEWNISRKELLELVEIGVLVEDDIELVTAAKFNPNRCGFEGKGDIWVEDILNLGVSPAKLIEVVKNRFITLGGVIFEGNSVSSISIYEDAAVLQLNEGNILTSRLIIDAMGNFSPIVKQIRSGRKPDGVCLVVGSCARGFKDNSTSDVIYTSSLVKKVGASKAQLFWEAFPAGSGPADRTTYMFTYLAPQPQSPKLEELLEEYWKLMPEYQGVSLDDLEIQRVLYGIFPTYCDSPLPAAFNRVLQFGDASGIQSPVSFGGFGSLTRHLKRLSTGIYEAMSNNLLDSYSLSLLNPYMPNLSASWLFQRAMSAKQQSNVSPDFINELLYANFQSMQRLGDPVLRPFLQDVVQFGPLAKTLGLVMLTKPQIIPSIFKQVGIPVLLDWSVHFFMLGYYTFLSSFADPVVRPFLSTLPSKEKYEWKRRLEAWKYGAGLDYKS
- the LOC18781842 gene encoding uncharacterized protein LOC18781842 isoform X2, with translation MESLSVSGEVGGAGGAYSYSALKRLDQLWSSICSAQTVVEEPKQVVSSVPGFFSNSDLADKAVDTFDVLICGGTLGIFIATALCAKGLRVGIVERNVLKGREQEWNISRKELLELVEIGVLVEDDIELVTAAKFNPNRCGFEGKGDIWVEDILNLGVSPAKLIEVVKNRFITLGGVIFEGNSVSSISIYEDAAVLQLNEGNILTSRLIIDAMGNFSPIVKQIRSGRKPDGVCLVVGSCARGFKDNSTSDVIYTSSLVKKVGASKAQLFWEAFPAGSGPADRTTYMFTYLAPQPQSPKLEELLEEYWKLMPEYQGVSLDDLEIQRVLYGIFPTYCDSPLPAAFNRVLQFGDASGIQSPVSFGGFGSLTRHLKRLSTGIYEAMSNNLLDSYSLSLLNPYMPNLSASWLFQRAMSAKQQSNVSPDFINELLYANFQSMQRLGDPVLRPFLQDVVQFGPLAKTLGLVMLTKPQIIPSIFKQVGIPVLLDWSVHFFMLGYYTFLSSFADPVVRPFLSTLPSKEKYEWKRRLEAWKYGAGLDYKS